The proteins below come from a single Chryseobacterium nepalense genomic window:
- a CDS encoding M1 family metallopeptidase, whose translation MRRLVWGLLLLASWQFSAQELYMPRNIKKAYANGTRDLSGAPGKNYWQNKGVYNVEVKVDANSKIVSGKETILYSNNSPDNLTELAIRFVNNLHKPQAPRSGMVSKDFLTSGLHIKSFIVNGEKYAVNSENWGTVEKIKLNSALKSKSKAEIKIEWEYPLSVESGREGQIDPETFYVAYSFPRISVYDDYNGWDMLPHSDRQEFYNDFNDYSFAISAPKNYVVWATGDFLNPEAVLQSEYLKRYKTSLKSDKVIHVATPHEMKSGKVTRQNKWNVWKFKASHITDFCFALSSHYAWDASSVQLKTKRTSVQAAYGPEAKDFEHYVEWMRYNLDWFSKNWPGVEYPYNVMTAVQGYADMEYPMMINDTSIPDDFQDARLTADHEIAHTYFPFYMGINETRYAFMDEGWATTLEYLIGIDENGEAKAKEFYKNFRVKRWINDPSAEQDQPIITMSTQVSGAGYGNNSYVKASLSYLALKDYLGDDLFKKALHHYMNNWNGKHPIPWDYFYSMNSGSGKNLNWFFNNWFYTNNYIDLKVAGASQMNDLLTVNIDNVGGFVIPFSAEITYEDGTAEKLHFSPSVWEKDQRQTMLTIPITKKVQSINLNGGIFMDYTPDDNKKTL comes from the coding sequence ATGAGAAGATTAGTTTGGGGATTATTGCTTCTGGCTTCATGGCAATTTTCTGCTCAGGAGTTGTATATGCCAAGAAATATCAAGAAAGCATACGCCAATGGTACGCGCGATTTATCCGGAGCACCTGGAAAAAATTACTGGCAAAACAAAGGGGTTTATAATGTAGAGGTAAAAGTGGATGCTAATTCGAAAATCGTTTCCGGAAAAGAAACGATTCTTTACAGCAACAACAGCCCGGACAATCTTACGGAACTTGCTATCCGGTTCGTAAATAATTTACATAAACCGCAGGCTCCAAGATCGGGTATGGTTTCCAAAGATTTTTTAACCTCGGGACTGCATATTAAATCATTTATTGTAAATGGCGAAAAATATGCTGTTAACAGTGAAAATTGGGGAACCGTTGAAAAGATAAAATTGAATTCCGCTTTAAAATCTAAGTCCAAAGCTGAAATAAAGATTGAATGGGAATACCCGCTATCTGTAGAGAGCGGAAGAGAAGGTCAGATCGATCCTGAAACTTTTTATGTTGCCTATTCTTTCCCGAGAATATCTGTGTATGATGATTATAACGGATGGGATATGCTCCCACATTCCGACAGGCAGGAATTTTATAATGATTTTAACGATTACAGCTTTGCTATTAGCGCTCCAAAAAATTATGTAGTCTGGGCCACGGGAGATTTTCTTAATCCCGAAGCCGTTCTTCAGTCTGAGTATTTAAAAAGATACAAAACCTCTTTAAAAAGTGACAAGGTGATTCATGTGGCTACTCCACACGAAATGAAATCCGGAAAAGTTACGAGGCAGAATAAATGGAATGTGTGGAAATTTAAAGCCAGCCATATTACAGATTTCTGTTTTGCACTAAGCAGCCACTATGCCTGGGATGCATCAAGCGTTCAGCTGAAAACAAAAAGAACCAGTGTTCAGGCTGCATACGGACCTGAAGCTAAAGATTTTGAACATTATGTTGAATGGATGCGCTACAACCTGGACTGGTTTTCCAAAAACTGGCCCGGCGTAGAATATCCCTACAATGTTATGACTGCCGTACAAGGATATGCCGATATGGAATACCCGATGATGATCAACGATACCAGCATTCCTGATGATTTCCAGGATGCCAGATTAACGGCCGATCATGAAATTGCGCATACGTATTTTCCCTTCTATATGGGAATCAACGAAACGAGATATGCTTTTATGGATGAAGGCTGGGCAACCACATTGGAATATCTGATCGGAATCGATGAAAATGGTGAGGCTAAAGCCAAAGAATTTTATAAAAATTTCAGAGTGAAACGATGGATCAATGATCCTTCAGCAGAACAGGACCAGCCCATTATCACCATGAGCACACAGGTAAGCGGTGCAGGATATGGAAACAATTCGTATGTAAAAGCTTCATTATCTTATCTTGCCTTAAAGGATTATCTTGGAGATGACCTTTTTAAAAAAGCATTGCATCACTACATGAATAACTGGAATGGCAAACATCCTATTCCATGGGATTATTTCTATTCCATGAACTCGGGTTCCGGAAAAAACCTCAACTGGTTTTTCAACAACTGGTTTTACACCAATAATTATATTGATCTTAAAGTAGCCGGAGCCAGCCAGATGAATGATCTTTTAACGGTAAACATAGATAATGTAGGCGGTTTTGTTATTCCTTTTTCAGCAGAAATCACCTATGAAGACGGAACAGCGGAAAAGCTTCATTTCTCGCCTTCCGTCTGGGAAAAAGACCAAAGACAGACCATGCTGACCATTCCAATTACCAAAAAGGTACAATCGATAAATCTCAATGGCGGAATTTTCATGGATTATACGCCAGATGACAATAAGAAAACTTTATAA
- a CDS encoding phenylacetate--CoA ligase family protein produces MDFSVEYLKLNQLRQLQSERLMNLVGYLGEKSEFYRRRFNEEGIVPQDIRSIEDITKLPITYKQDLRDNYPFGLFTVSKNELQRIHCSSGTTGKPTVVGYTKEDVDLFSEVVARSLNAAGAKPGMQLHNAYGYGIFTGGLGLHYGAEKLGMSVLPISGGMTARQVDLIVDFKPEVLCCSPSYALTLADEFAKRGISADEISLKYAVLGSEPWTELIRHHIEERLGVHATNIYGLSEIIGPGVSMEDFEEKGGAYIWEDHFYPEILDPITKEPVPFGEEGVLVITTLTKKAMPLLRYWTNDITSLYYDENGKRTMVKMKPILGRADDMLIVRGVNVYPSQIEEAFSHIKGVVPNYYLTPVEKEQMCVALDIDVEVDDELVRAQNLSLNTDDYAIFVGNFGKNIENEIKKRVGITTKVKIHAQDSLPKCEGGKINRILKK; encoded by the coding sequence ATGGATTTTTCAGTTGAATATTTAAAGCTCAACCAGTTGAGACAGCTTCAGTCTGAGCGGTTGATGAATTTGGTAGGCTATCTTGGAGAGAAGTCGGAGTTTTATAGAAGAAGGTTTAATGAAGAAGGAATAGTTCCACAAGATATCAGGTCTATTGAAGATATTACGAAACTTCCTATTACTTACAAGCAGGATTTGAGAGACAATTATCCGTTCGGATTATTTACCGTTTCTAAAAATGAACTGCAGAGAATTCACTGTTCAAGCGGAACAACAGGTAAGCCGACGGTTGTTGGATACACCAAAGAAGATGTTGATTTATTCAGCGAAGTCGTAGCGAGATCTTTGAATGCGGCAGGGGCAAAACCCGGAATGCAGTTGCACAATGCCTATGGTTACGGGATTTTTACTGGTGGGTTGGGACTTCATTATGGCGCTGAAAAATTAGGAATGAGCGTTCTTCCTATTTCCGGAGGGATGACAGCGAGGCAGGTAGATTTAATTGTAGATTTTAAGCCGGAAGTTCTTTGCTGTTCACCTTCTTACGCTTTAACGCTGGCGGATGAATTTGCAAAAAGAGGAATTTCTGCGGATGAAATCAGCTTGAAATATGCCGTTTTAGGTTCTGAACCCTGGACGGAATTGATCAGGCATCATATTGAAGAAAGGCTTGGCGTTCATGCGACCAATATTTATGGTTTAAGTGAAATTATCGGTCCCGGCGTTTCTATGGAGGATTTTGAGGAAAAAGGAGGAGCTTACATTTGGGAAGATCACTTTTATCCTGAAATTTTAGATCCGATTACGAAAGAACCGGTACCATTTGGAGAAGAAGGCGTTTTGGTGATCACGACTTTAACGAAAAAAGCAATGCCGCTGTTACGTTACTGGACAAATGATATTACCAGTCTTTACTATGATGAAAATGGTAAAAGAACCATGGTAAAGATGAAACCAATTCTTGGAAGAGCAGATGATATGCTGATCGTAAGAGGAGTAAATGTTTATCCAAGCCAGATCGAGGAAGCGTTTTCTCATATAAAAGGTGTTGTTCCGAATTATTATTTAACACCGGTTGAAAAAGAACAAATGTGTGTCGCGCTGGATATTGATGTGGAAGTAGATGATGAATTGGTAAGGGCGCAAAATTTAAGTTTAAATACCGACGATTATGCTATTTTTGTCGGAAATTTCGGAAAAAATATAGAAAACGAAATTAAAAAGCGGGTAGGAATCACCACGAAAGTAAAAATTCATGCTCAGGACAGCCTTCCGAAATGCGAAGGCGGAAAAATTAACAGAATACTTAAAAAATAA
- a CDS encoding 2Fe-2S iron-sulfur cluster-binding protein yields the protein MNSFYKLKTVKVQKDTNDAVNVAVEIPEELKDKFRFKQGQYLNFRMIINGNEERRSYSICNAPSEKSNTLEVLVKLLEGGKVSGYFNEHLHMDEMLEVMPPMGGFNTSYHPTNVKTYIGLAAGSGISPVLSNIKESLYQEPNSNAYLFYSNRSMNHVMKKAEIDKLVEHFNGRLKVIYLVSREKHEDQLFEGRICPDKLEQLFERHPQIDVKESTYFICGPSEMIKSVADYLKKDKKVPAIQVLFEYFTAPDEENTEEMSDEFKAIANIESMVTVIIDDDEYSFHLNSKKESILDKALKDNLPVPFACKGGVCCTCKAEVLEGEVFMEKNYALTEEEVARGYVLTCQCHPTTNVVMLNYDV from the coding sequence ATGAATTCATTTTATAAACTAAAAACGGTTAAGGTTCAAAAAGATACCAACGATGCAGTAAATGTAGCCGTTGAAATTCCTGAGGAACTGAAGGATAAATTCAGGTTCAAGCAGGGGCAGTATCTTAATTTCAGAATGATAATCAACGGAAATGAAGAGAGACGGTCTTATTCTATCTGTAACGCACCAAGCGAGAAAAGTAACACGCTGGAAGTACTGGTAAAATTATTGGAAGGCGGAAAAGTTTCCGGATACTTCAACGAGCATCTTCACATGGATGAAATGCTGGAAGTGATGCCTCCAATGGGCGGTTTCAACACATCTTATCACCCAACAAATGTTAAAACGTATATCGGTCTTGCTGCAGGAAGCGGAATTTCCCCGGTATTGTCCAACATCAAAGAAAGTCTTTACCAGGAACCGAATTCAAACGCTTATCTGTTCTACAGCAATAGAAGTATGAATCATGTAATGAAAAAGGCTGAGATCGATAAATTGGTTGAGCACTTCAACGGAAGACTGAAAGTTATCTATTTGGTTAGCCGTGAAAAGCATGAAGACCAATTATTTGAAGGAAGAATCTGTCCGGATAAACTGGAGCAGCTTTTTGAAAGGCATCCTCAAATTGATGTTAAAGAATCTACATATTTTATCTGTGGCCCTTCAGAGATGATTAAGAGTGTTGCCGATTATTTAAAGAAAGATAAAAAAGTACCGGCCATTCAGGTTTTATTTGAATATTTCACCGCTCCGGATGAAGAAAACACGGAGGAAATGAGTGATGAATTCAAAGCGATTGCCAATATCGAAAGTATGGTAACGGTAATCATTGATGATGATGAATATTCGTTCCACCTGAATTCTAAAAAAGAAAGTATCTTAGATAAAGCATTGAAAGACAATCTTCCAGTACCTTTTGCATGTAAAGGAGGAGTTTGCTGTACGTGTAAAGCTGAAGTTTTAGAAGGTGAAGTTTTCATGGAAAAAAACTACGCACTTACCGAAGAAGAAGTAGCCAGAGGTTATGTTCTTACCTGCCAGTGTCATCCTACAACGAATGTGGTGATGCTTAATTATGACGTGTGA